One window of the Xenopus tropicalis strain Nigerian chromosome 10, UCB_Xtro_10.0, whole genome shotgun sequence genome contains the following:
- the cbfa2t2 gene encoding protein CBFA2T2 isoform X2, with amino-acid sequence MVGIPGPFQYSNGINHSPPTLNGAPSPPQRSSNGPSSSSSSSLANQQLPATCGVRQLSKLKRFLTTLQQFGNDISPEIGEKVRTLVLALVNSTVTIEEFHCKLQEATNFPLRPFVIPFLKANLPLLQRELLHCARAAKQTPSQYLAQHEHILLNTSTSSPADSSELLMEVNGNGKRHSPDRREENGCEREPAPPEPPVKRVCTISPAPRHSPALSLPIVNSTSHFHPTPPPLQHYSLEDIPSSQLYRDQLSKIAEHRDIRDRHHSSGVNGNLNNGYQEELVDHRLTEREWAEEWKHLDHALNCIMEMVEKTRRSMAVLRRCQEVDRDELNYWKRRFNESNEIRKGSEHLSRQHSPTSTDSGTSDSIRDFGSRTGTGYVTDEIWRKAEEAVNEVKRQAMSEVQKAVSEAEQKAFEMIASERARMEQTIADTKRRAAEDAFLVVNEQEESTESCWNCGRKASETCSGCNIARYCGSFCQHKDWEKHHRICGQGIHTQTKPLTPTRSLIPKASDPVLLSPTLERSSSATSRSSTPASVTAVDGL; translated from the exons ATGGTTGGCATCCCGGGACCCTTTCAGT ATTCCAATGGCATCAACCATTCTCCCCCCACATTAAATGGAGCACCATCCCCACCTCAGCGTTCCAGCAATGGTCcatcatcctcctcctcctcttccctgGCCAATCAGCAGCTTCCAGCCACCTGCGGGGTGAGGCAGCTCAGCAAACTGAAGAGATTTCTCACTACATTGCAGCAGTTTGGAAATGATATCTCTCCTGAGATAGGGGAAAAGGTTCGCACCCTCGTTTTGGCCCTTGTG AACTCAACTGTAACCATTGaggaatttcactgcaaactgCAGGAAGCCACCAATTTCCCCCTGCGCCCCTTTGTCATCCCATTCCTAAAG GCCAACTTGCCTCTTCTGCAGCGGGAGTTGCTACACTGTGCCCGAGCTGCCAAGCAGACCCCTTCCCAGTACCTGGCACAGCATGAACATATTCTCCTAAATACCAGCACCTCCTCCCCAGCGGATTCCTCAGAACTGCTTATGGAAGTGAATGGCAATGGGAAACGACATAGCCCTGACAG AAGAGAAGAAAATGGCTGCGAGAGAGAGCCTGCACCCCCCGAACCTCCAGTTAAGAGAGTCTGCACTATCAGCCCAGCCCCCCGGCACAGCCCAGCTCTGTCCCTCCCCATCGTGAACAGTACCAGCCACTTCCACCCAACACCACCACCCCTTCAACACTACTCCTTGGAGGATATTCCCAGCTCCCAGCTTTACAGAGACCAACTAAGCAAGATCGCTGAACACCGAGACATCAGAGATCGGCATCACAGTTCTG GAGTCAATGGAAACTTAAATAATGGCTACCAAGAAGAACTTGTAGACCATCGGCTGACAGAGAGAGAATGGGCAGAAGAATGGAAACATCTGGACCAT GCACTGAACTGTATCATGGAGATGGTGGAGAAGACTCGGCGCTCAATGGCCGTGTTGCGCCGCTGTCAGGAAGTGGACAGGGATGAGCTCAACTACTGGAAAAGGAGATTCAATGAGTCAAATGAGATCCGGAAGGGAAGTGAGCACCTCAGCAGGCAACACAGTCCTACCAGCACTGATTCTGGAACCAGTG attcCATTCGAGACTTTGGGAGCAGGACAGGAACAGGCTATGTAACCGACGAGATCTGGAGAAAAGCAG AGGAGGCTGTGAATGAGGTCAAACGGCAGGCAATGTCCGAAGTACAGAAAGCTGTCTCAGAAGCAGAGCAGAAAGCGTTTGAGATGATAGCATCGGAGAGAGCAAGGATGGAACAGACCATCGCGGACACAAAGAGGAGGGCTGCAGAGGATGCCTTCTTGGTTGTGAATGAGCAGGAAGAGTCCACTGAG AGCTGCTGGAACTGTGGCCGGAAAGCCAGTGAGACGTGCAGTGGCTGTAACATCGCTCGCTACTGTGGCTCCTTCTGTCAGCACAAGGACTGGGAGAAACATCACCGCATCTGTGGCCAAGGCATACACACGCAGACAAAGCCACTTACTCCTACCCGTTCCCTCATTCCCAAAGCCTCTGACCCCGTCCTGCTGAGCCCCACTCTGGAGAGATCATCCAGCGCCACCTCACGCTCTTCCACGCCTGCTTCTGTCACTGCCGTTGATGGCCTGTGA
- the cbfa2t2 gene encoding protein CBFA2T2 (The RefSeq protein has 2 substitutions compared to this genomic sequence) — protein MVGIPGPFQFTGDKRVPPMSGSPMEVKIHSRSSPPTMAPLPPVNPGGPRSVAFPPSSHSNGINHSPPTLNGAPSPPQRSSNGPSSSSSSSLANQQLPATCGVRQLSKLKRFLTTLQQFGNDISPEIGEKVRTLVLALVNSTVTIEEFHCKLQEATNFPLRPFVIPFLKANLPLLQRELLHCARAAKQTPSQYLAQHEHILLNTSTSSPADSSELLMEVNGNGKRHSPDRREENGCEREPALPEPPVKRVCTISPAPRHSPALSLPIVNSTSHFHPTPPPLQHYSLEDIPSSQLYRDQLSKIAEHRDIRDRHHSSGVNGNLNNGYQEELVDHRLTEREWAEEWKHLDHALNCIMEMVEKTRRSMAVLRRCQEVDRDELNYWKRRFNESNEIRKGSEHLSRQHSPTSTDSGTSDSIRDFGSRTGTGYVTDEIWRKAEEAVNEVKRQAMSEVQKAVSEAEQKAFEMIASERARMEQTIADTKRRAAEDAFLVVNEQEESTESCWNCGRKASETCSGCNIARYCGSFCQHKDWEKHHRICGQGIHTQTKPLTPTRSLIPKASDPVLLSPTLERSSSATSRSSTPASVTAVDGL, from the exons ATGGTTGGCATCCCGGGACCCTTTCAGT TTACTGGGGACAAGAGGGTGCCACCCATGCCTGGGTCTCCCATGGAAGTGAAGATCCACTCCAGATCCTCGCCGCCAACTATGGCACCACTTCCTCCTGTGAATCCTGGTGGCCCTCGGTCTGTTGCCTTTCCCCCATCATCAC ATTCCAATGGCATCAACCATTCTCCCCCCACATTAAATGGAGCACCATCCCCACCTCAGCGTTCCAGCAATGGTCcatcatcctcctcctcctcttccctgGCCAATCAGCAGCTTCCAGCCACCTGCGGGGTGAGGCAGCTCAGCAAACTGAAGAGATTTCTCACTACATTGCAGCAGTTTGGAAATGATATCTCTCCTGAGATAGGGGAAAAGGTTCGCACCCTCGTTTTGGCCCTTGTG AACTCAACTGTAACCATTGaggaatttcactgcaaactgCAGGAAGCCACCAATTTCCCCCTGCGCCCCTTTGTCATCCCATTCCTAAAG GCCAACTTGCCTCTTCTGCAGCGGGAGTTGCTACACTGTGCCCGAGCTGCCAAGCAGACCCCTTCCCAGTACCTGGCACAGCATGAACATATTCTCCTAAATACCAGCACCTCCTCCCCAGCGGATTCCTCAGAACTGCTTATGGAAGTGAATGGCAATGGGAAACGACATAGCCCTGACAG AAGAGAAGAAAATGGCTGCGAGAGAGAGCCTGCACCCCCCGAACCTCCAGTTAAGAGAGTCTGCACTATCAGCCCAGCCCCCCGGCACAGCCCAGCTCTGTCCCTCCCCATCGTGAACAGTACCAGCCACTTCCACCCAACACCACCACCCCTTCAACACTACTCCTTGGAGGATATTCCCAGCTCCCAGCTTTACAGAGACCAACTAAGCAAGATCGCTGAACACCGAGACATCAGAGATCGGCATCACAGTTCTG GAGTCAATGGAAACTTAAATAATGGCTACCAAGAAGAACTTGTAGACCATCGGCTGACAGAGAGAGAATGGGCAGAAGAATGGAAACATCTGGACCAT GCACTGAACTGTATCATGGAGATGGTGGAGAAGACTCGGCGCTCAATGGCCGTGTTGCGCCGCTGTCAGGAAGTGGACAGGGATGAGCTCAACTACTGGAAAAGGAGATTCAATGAGTCAAATGAGATCCGGAAGGGAAGTGAGCACCTCAGCAGGCAACACAGTCCTACCAGCACTGATTCTGGAACCAGTG attcCATTCGAGACTTTGGGAGCAGGACAGGAACAGGCTATGTAACCGACGAGATCTGGAGAAAAGCAG AGGAGGCTGTGAATGAGGTCAAACGGCAGGCAATGTCCGAAGTACAGAAAGCTGTCTCAGAAGCAGAGCAGAAAGCGTTTGAGATGATAGCATCGGAGAGAGCAAGGATGGAACAGACCATCGCGGACACAAAGAGGAGGGCTGCAGAGGATGCCTTCTTGGTTGTGAATGAGCAGGAAGAGTCCACTGAG AGCTGCTGGAACTGTGGCCGGAAAGCCAGTGAGACGTGCAGTGGCTGTAACATCGCTCGCTACTGTGGCTCCTTCTGTCAGCACAAGGACTGGGAGAAACATCACCGCATCTGTGGCCAAGGCATACACACGCAGACAAAGCCACTTACTCCTACCCGTTCCCTCATTCCCAAAGCCTCTGACCCCGTCCTGCTGAGCCCCACTCTGGAGAGATCATCCAGCGCCACCTCACGCTCTTCCACGCCTGCTTCTGTCACTGCCGTTGATGGCCTGTGA
- the cbfa2t2 gene encoding protein CBFA2T2 isoform X1 has protein sequence MVGIPGPFQFTGDKRVPPMPGSPMEVKIHSRSSPPTMAPLPPVNPGGPRSVAFPPSSHSNGINHSPPTLNGAPSPPQRSSNGPSSSSSSSLANQQLPATCGVRQLSKLKRFLTTLQQFGNDISPEIGEKVRTLVLALVNSTVTIEEFHCKLQEATNFPLRPFVIPFLKANLPLLQRELLHCARAAKQTPSQYLAQHEHILLNTSTSSPADSSELLMEVNGNGKRHSPDREENGCEREPAPPEPPVKRVCTISPAPRHSPALSLPIVNSTSHFHPTPPPLQHYSLEDIPSSQLYRDQLSKIAEHRDIRDRHHSSGVNGNLNNGYQEELVDHRLTEREWAEEWKHLDHALNCIMEMVEKTRRSMAVLRRCQEVDRDELNYWKRRFNESNEIRKGSEHLSRQHSPTSTDSGTSDSIRDFGSRTGTGYVTDEIWRKAEEAVNEVKRQAMSEVQKAVSEAEQKAFEMIASERARMEQTIADTKRRAAEDAFLVVNEQEESTESCWNCGRKASETCSGCNIARYCGSFCQHKDWEKHHRICGQGIHTQTKPLTPTRSLIPKASDPVLLSPTLERSSSATSRSSTPASVTAVDGL, from the exons ATGGTTGGCATCCCGGGACCCTTTCAGT TTACTGGGGACAAGAGGGTGCCACCCATGCCTGGGTCTCCCATGGAAGTGAAGATCCACTCCAGATCCTCGCCGCCAACTATGGCACCACTTCCTCCTGTGAATCCTGGTGGCCCTCGGTCTGTTGCCTTTCCCCCATCATCAC ATTCCAATGGCATCAACCATTCTCCCCCCACATTAAATGGAGCACCATCCCCACCTCAGCGTTCCAGCAATGGTCcatcatcctcctcctcctcttccctgGCCAATCAGCAGCTTCCAGCCACCTGCGGGGTGAGGCAGCTCAGCAAACTGAAGAGATTTCTCACTACATTGCAGCAGTTTGGAAATGATATCTCTCCTGAGATAGGGGAAAAGGTTCGCACCCTCGTTTTGGCCCTTGTG AACTCAACTGTAACCATTGaggaatttcactgcaaactgCAGGAAGCCACCAATTTCCCCCTGCGCCCCTTTGTCATCCCATTCCTAAAG GCCAACTTGCCTCTTCTGCAGCGGGAGTTGCTACACTGTGCCCGAGCTGCCAAGCAGACCCCTTCCCAGTACCTGGCACAGCATGAACATATTCTCCTAAATACCAGCACCTCCTCCCCAGCGGATTCCTCAGAACTGCTTATGGAAGTGAATGGCAATGGGAAACGACATAGCCCTGACAG AGAAGAAAATGGCTGCGAGAGAGAGCCTGCACCCCCCGAACCTCCAGTTAAGAGAGTCTGCACTATCAGCCCAGCCCCCCGGCACAGCCCAGCTCTGTCCCTCCCCATCGTGAACAGTACCAGCCACTTCCACCCAACACCACCACCCCTTCAACACTACTCCTTGGAGGATATTCCCAGCTCCCAGCTTTACAGAGACCAACTAAGCAAGATCGCTGAACACCGAGACATCAGAGATCGGCATCACAGTTCTG GAGTCAATGGAAACTTAAATAATGGCTACCAAGAAGAACTTGTAGACCATCGGCTGACAGAGAGAGAATGGGCAGAAGAATGGAAACATCTGGACCAT GCACTGAACTGTATCATGGAGATGGTGGAGAAGACTCGGCGCTCAATGGCCGTGTTGCGCCGCTGTCAGGAAGTGGACAGGGATGAGCTCAACTACTGGAAAAGGAGATTCAATGAGTCAAATGAGATCCGGAAGGGAAGTGAGCACCTCAGCAGGCAACACAGTCCTACCAGCACTGATTCTGGAACCAGTG attcCATTCGAGACTTTGGGAGCAGGACAGGAACAGGCTATGTAACCGACGAGATCTGGAGAAAAGCAG AGGAGGCTGTGAATGAGGTCAAACGGCAGGCAATGTCCGAAGTACAGAAAGCTGTCTCAGAAGCAGAGCAGAAAGCGTTTGAGATGATAGCATCGGAGAGAGCAAGGATGGAACAGACCATCGCGGACACAAAGAGGAGGGCTGCAGAGGATGCCTTCTTGGTTGTGAATGAGCAGGAAGAGTCCACTGAG AGCTGCTGGAACTGTGGCCGGAAAGCCAGTGAGACGTGCAGTGGCTGTAACATCGCTCGCTACTGTGGCTCCTTCTGTCAGCACAAGGACTGGGAGAAACATCACCGCATCTGTGGCCAAGGCATACACACGCAGACAAAGCCACTTACTCCTACCCGTTCCCTCATTCCCAAAGCCTCTGACCCCGTCCTGCTGAGCCCCACTCTGGAGAGATCATCCAGCGCCACCTCACGCTCTTCCACGCCTGCTTCTGTCACTGCCGTTGATGGCCTGTGA